The genomic DNA GCTCcccaaaacaaagaaaacccaCGTCCCAAGGATGATGTGGTGATTGTGGAGGATGCACCAAATCCTGGATACGAATGCCCTCTACCATGGTCAAGACAGCAAAACTTGAGGTTTCTTTTGCCATTCCCAACGGGATTGCCGGGATCCTTGCCGTGATGTGTTCTACATCCTTACACCTACGAATCAATAGTGACTCTTGTGTGTTTGTCTAGCGCCGTCTGAATCCGGCAAGGACCATGTATGGCATGTGCTTCCTGTAGGAAGAAATCCGACAAGCACCTGGCATTCTAGATTGACCACAAAGGCACAGAGGAGATGCCAAGAGCATAAGTGTTTCAATACTATGATCCAAGACTTTGTGCTCAGGGTGGAGTTACATGACACAAAACCCCTGAACTGTACCAAGACGAGATCTAAACTGTGTGAAACTCTCTACGTAGCACGCAATCTCTAACAAGACAAAAAGGTCTTCGCTTCATGATGAAAGCTCCAGGCACTGCGCGGAGCATATCCCGCATCGAGATAGTAATCATGGTAATGAACACATCGTCAATACTCTGCACAATGGCCGTGATAACTCTCTCCCGATTGACAGCACTCAACGTGGAAAACAGCGATGCCCTGACCCCGACAATTGCCTGTTGGATGACATGACGTTGCTCACCAGGCTGGACATAGAATTGAGGGAAGTGATCAACTTTTCCCCTTAGGGGCAaggttggtggagggggagaaaTAGCACACTCAGCCAAACCGCGTATAGACAACCTTAAGGGCTCCTTGGAATATAGCCTCTCTTGTCCGCGAAGCACATCGGTCAAGATGTGATACTGGCATAGAATGGGGTTAATCAAGGAGGACTGCTGCATCCGCCCATCACATAATGCGCATGGCTGACTTGGAAGCACGAGCTACTAGCAAATTAGGAGAGTAACAGCTAAACGCAATCTTACGTCCTATTGGCCTGGATCCATGACAGCAAACCGGAGACTCTCATTGTCAACATTGTCTCTAGTTAAACTCGTCACTCTGCACGCCATGCAGAATATTGATCTCGTCGGGCTGCTGGCAGGAGCCATATTTCATTTAGTTCAACACCCCATATAAGCACGACGTGTGATTGGTGTAATTTCTTATAACAGCTGTGCATGAACAGTTTCGAAGAAGACGGTAGAGAAAGCTGTCGCTACGGTGCCTAATACGAGCATAAGTATAACCTCCTACTATTGTCCTAACATGCAGACTTTGCTAACTTCACTTGGACCTATGTAAAACGTACGGAGATATCAACTGGTGGAATACAATGCTATATGCTTCTGGCGGGGGTTATTTGCGCCATTTGTGGCCATCGACGTATCTTAAACGGCATGAGCCGCGGCGTCTACGATCCAGACTCTTTCAAGGGCCTTATCAACAGTCTTACGATCCCACAGTCCCCTGCTCATTGAAATCTCTGGATAACTTTGGGTCGATTTCTCGAGAATCTTAATCTGTCGTTCACCAACGCGGATAGGGGAAAGGCTTacaccttttccttcaaagAGATCTTTGATTTGTTCTTTTCGGTTGCGGTGAGCGTAGAAAATATACTCCAAGATTTACTACACAACAGGGATAACCAAGCTATAAAGATACAGGGACTTGAGGACCGCATGGCAGGCTTGAGAATGTGATCTGATGACCGCTACACCGAGAATGTCTCTTCGAATATCTCTTCGCGAGACACACTGATAACCAGCATTAGTACCGCAGCGCCTCTTGGATAGCTAGATAGCAATCATATATTGAACGAGGAAAGCTACTAGATACCTCTTTGGGAACCCGGGCCAATGGGGAAAGCAGAAGTCAGCAACAGTGACGAATAAGGAAGATCCAAGCACGGAGACACGACTACAGCATCCATTCGTGGACCAAGGGCCGATGGAGGTAGACTGGATTAGCGAAGATTCAGACGAGAACATGTCTGACCCTGAGCCATTGACAGGGGAAGGTCCAGGAGGTCCAGCATCTGCGTTGGTGTTTCTAGACCATTACCGTTCTATATTGACAATGAAGAAATGATTCTTTTATTATTCGTTCATGGAAAACGAGCCTTGATCATATCTGTCAGTATAAACCAGGGTCAAGCAAAGTAATGGCATTCTCATAAATTTGCTTGGGGAGGGACCGAAAGATTTGCCTGCCGAGGTACGATGGTTCTGGGTATACCGTTATGTCTTGACGGCGGTCCGTATCTACTATCCGGCTGGTTCGACTAGGCTCCGGTGCTGTCTTTTCGGGTTGCCGGAGTCATAACTATGCTGCTGCATCTGATATTTTGTGATATCCATTTCCAGTGGTTTGAATACCCATTTACCGACGTCGGTTCGGCACCAACGGCTTTGTGGAagtctttctattctttgcGGTTATACCAGGAAAATCTTATATCTACTCCTAGGTAACACCCAGTTCATGCGTATTTGAATTATGTAGGCTCTACCGTCCTCAGTCATTTCCGCCTGCTTTGTCCTCACTTCACTTCTATTtctgcctcctcttccacttcGGGAAAAATGCCACTTCCGCAATACCAGGTCATTGTGAccgcagaagccgaagagaaggaggaagcgCGCAAGCGACGCTTGATCTATATCCGTCCTTTCATCTTATTCTGGTTCAATTCACTTCTTGCAGaaatcttctttcttctcgttgcAACCCTGTTCTTCTCTGGTCTGCGCGAAATGATCTATAAAGTCCTCTGGACTCTTATCATTTGCCCCCTCGGAATGGGAGGCGCGATGGGAGGAATTACAAACTACTTTTTAGTAGACTACTACTACGGGAAAAGAGCCGTTTGGTTTACAGCTCTTCTTACCTTGTTGGTTCTCGGGAGTTGCAATTATCTTTGCTTTAGTTTGGATCATTATTTCGGTTACTTCGGCGCCCAGACTCATCCTCTTTGGTTTCACTGGAGATACCCAGCGATCTTCATGTCTGGATGGTCCTCTGGAAAACTACTGTTCACCGACGAGGGGCAGAAGAAGTTGGCCAAGCTGGGGCTCTGATAACTGGTGGCTTGACTTGCGGCCAGACAGAGAAGTGAGATCCCCTAATCAATCTGCGACCTACTCCAGCCTGCATATCTGACAGCGTGTAGATCCTATTACCCTGGTCTGAAAACCTCTACCGCATTGCAGACAATCATGcggatcatcttccacatggCGTGTCTACAATATTGGATGCAATTTCAATTTCAGATACGTTGGAAAGAGAGCGGATGTCTTCTCGAGTCTACTACGAGGGGCTCGGCGGTGTTGTGACAAGTTGCTTTTATGTTGAGATGATGTTCTCTAACCCTGCAACAAGCGCTCTTCTTAAGGGTTTCTGTCTGCGTTCTAATTGCCATATGTCTGGGTGGGATACAATGCTAGCTTTTGCAGGAAATTACTGTGCAGCCCGCGTTCGTATTACGTACTGCCTCTGTAGTCCTTTTGAAATGAGATGAAACTCTGACATGAATAAGATGAAAGACACGAATGAAGTCATTCTGGGTGTAACCTACTTGTAGTACCTGATAACCCATCGGCACTTGTTTCGTGAAAAGATCTCGTTCGTGATCAGTAGTCAACCAATGCAGTATGTAGCGGTGAAatgaacaagggaaaaagaagcacAAACATACATTTGCCACCAATTACTCTATGCGTTTTTGACAGAACCCTCGGAGGTGCTGCCGAACCGACATCGGCTCGGCTTGTCGGACTGTGGCAACAGGCCGTTGGATAATCTATGCTACGGATGGAAGTGTCATGGAACAGAAGCATGATTATAGGTGAGTGAGGCATGTCTGATCTAGTCAGAGAGACCGATGTATAACTTTATACAAATTTCAGTGACTCTTCTATACTAGAGTCTGCGCAATTCAGGTTTACCCGAAGCAAAAGCTGCAGAGGCAGTATGAATCAAACTAGATCTACTATGAAAACTTTAGTCTGGATGGGAGCAGCGAGCTAGTGTATTCGGATGGCAAAGAAGGTCATATAACTATCGCAAGTATCTAGATTTATGGAATTATGGACTTGACACCCTGTTCACAGCACATTCACTGATCAGTTGGACTGAGCTGGGACTGAAGGATAGTCACTGTGTTCGGGGTCAAGGTAGGCCGATGCTGGAACAGACGCGTCCAACTCCGGCGTGGTGAATCCGTTGCCCATCCAAGCCATATCCCGTCCGTCGAGATAGGTGTATTCGTAATCCTCAAATCGCGGGTTTTCCAAGACTTTGGCAAAATGAAGGCACGATCCAGGCCACAGCGCAGTGACGGGGCCATCCTCGG from Aspergillus oryzae RIB40 DNA, chromosome 7 includes the following:
- a CDS encoding uncharacterized protein (predicted protein), producing MPLPQYQVIVTAEAEEKEEARKRRLIYIRPFILFWFNSLLAEIFFLLVATLFFSGLREMIYKVLWTLIICPLGMGGAMGGITNYFLVDYYYGKRAVWFTALLTLLVLGSCNYLCFNSSSLVSLEIPSDLHVWMVLWKTTVHRRGAEEVGQAGALITGGLTCGQTEKSYYPGLKTSTALQTIMRIIFHMACLQYWMQFQFQIRWKESGCLLESTTRGSAVL